Sequence from the Terriglobales bacterium genome:
AGCGTGCGCCGATTGCCCCTCTGGGACGATCCGCGCACGCAGGTGAGTTGCCTCTGCGGTTGACGCTCAGCGCCCTCCTTGCTATATTCATAAGGTTCCGCGAGTTCGGATAAGCCTGCCTGTTGCGCTTTGGCTGTGCTGTAGAAGTCTTGCCCGAGGACGAGCAACACGGTCCGTTACCAGGGCACCCTCGCTGAAAGGTGACCTGCGCCACCTGCCGCCATCGGCGGGATATGCAGGTTGCGGCTGTCGAAACGGAGTGCCAATCCTTCGAGGACGCGGCGCCACCGTCGTTCGGCCCTACGACACGATAGGAACCTAGATTCCCAGCGCGCGTTGGCTGCCCGCCGGGAAGCATGGCCGGCCTTGTGCCGGACCAGTCCCCGAACGGGATGGATACCAGGGCGGCAGCCTGCGGCTGCGCCCAAGGAGCGGGAGAAGAGTGCCGACATTCAACCAACTGGTGCGGGCAGGACGCTCGCAGGTCCGTTACAAGACCGCAAGCCCGGCCCTGCAGGGTTCGCCGCAGAAGCGCGGCGTATGTACGCGCGTCTACACCCAGACGCCCAAGAAGCCCAACTCGGCGCTCCGCAAGGTGGCCCGCGTTCGGCTCACCAACGGCATCGAGGTCACGACGTACATTCCCGGCGTCGGCCACAACCTGCAGGAGCAC
This genomic interval carries:
- the rpsL gene encoding 30S ribosomal protein S12; its protein translation is MPTFNQLVRAGRSQVRYKTASPALQGSPQKRGVCTRVYTQTPKKPNSALRKVARVRLTNGIEVTTYIPGVGHNLQEHSIVLIRGGRVKDLPGVRYHVIRGTLDTVGVSDRRQGRSKYGAKRPKA